TTTCATGAGGTGAAGCGAAAAAGGGACAGAAAGAAAGAggtaaatattttcaaattgttCTGTGGTTCTAGTTCTTATGTGATGCGCTTTGCTGTGATTATTATTGTTGATGTCCATTGCTGTCAGACAAACATTTGAtgcttcttgttttttttttggtaaatcagTCAATTCTAACTCCAAGGAAATTGCATGTTTCTTTCTCTTGTAGAAGTTGATTTCTAAGATTGATAGTGTCCTCTAAACAATTTACAATTGTCGATTGCACTTgcacttattttgttattttactaCAGTTTTTATCTTTATTCTAACTGAAACTATCTTTCGTCTTGCTTCAGAACCATGGGTATAAAAGTTCTACTGCTCCAGAAAATGGAAATTATTTAGAGCATGGTGCACAGGAAATGAGGATCAACACACACATCAATCGTAACATCCGAAGAGGGAGCTACAATCGAACTGCTTTACCTGGTAATTTGATCTTATGCAGATTTAAGTTTCTTATGTTTACCTTGATCTTAAttccattttattattttatcaaaaaaatgttTTGTAGTACCCGTAAGGTCCTAGATCTCCTGGGAAGGTGCTGGTTGTGGGAGGTCATTGAGCCTTTTGCTATGCAATAGAATTCATGCACCTTTAGTTGCTGAAGGATGATCTCTTATAGAGTGTTTTAAAGCATCCATAAGCTTCTAGATGCTTGTAAATGTTGTCATATTGGTGGAGGAAAGGGCATTAGAAGTGCACCAGTTGTATGAAGAAAGCTTCTTTGTGCATGCTCGATTTTACGCTGAGAACCATGTCTTAAGGGGGTCATCAGATGTACATATAGTATATATTGGTGCAGAGACAGGGATTAAGGTCTTTGCAATCTTAGTCACAAGTGCTTTTAGTGGCAATATGTAATAGCTGGCTGacttattttcttagttttttgcATTCTACATATGGAAGACTTTAGAAAAAGATCcctttaaatgaaaatttcctCATTAAATGTTGTCCTATTGGTGTAGGAAAGGGCATTAGAAGTGCACCAGTTGTATGAAGAAAGCTTCTTTGTGCATGCTCGATTTCACGCTGAGAACCATGTCTTAAGGGGGTCATCAGATGTAATGTAGTATATATTGGTGCGGAGACAGGGATTAAGGTCTTTGCAATCTCAGTCGTAAGTGCTTTTAGTGGCAATAGGTAATAGCTGGCTGatttattttcttagttttttgcATTATACGTATGGAAGACTTTAGAAAAGGATTcctttaattgaaaattttctcaTTACCTCTCTTCAAGAAGCTGGAAGTGAATAGATTATATATATCTTGTTGAGATGGTTAGCTGCTTAGGGAAGTCAGCTTTTGTATTGGATGTTGTTGCAATGTTGTCTAGACTATGGAAATAGGTATTGATGTCGGTCAAATACTCCTTTCTCTGAtgtttgtatttcatatatctaTACATAATATGTTTCTAATGTGTCTGCTCTCTCTTGTTAGCACTCTACACTACCCCACTGTTaaattcaactcttttttaTGAGTAATAAGACTTGTATTGTACTGACTAAAACAACAATTAGGATACATCAGATCATTAGGAAACCCAGCCCCTTGCTATAATCAGCGAATTGACACTATGATATTCAACTCTCCTGCGTACCCTGTATCTCCTGTGAATTTTGTAGTTCTCTTAGTTTTAACTGAATGTCATGTATTTTTGGACTACCACTCATTGATAGTTTGATAGTTACCACAAATAACAAAACTACCAGTCATTGATGTCAAAAGTGCAGAAAAGTTATGTTGCAGGAGTCTTTAGGGCAGAGCTTAATTGAAGTGCACACCCTGGTAAAGAAACTGAGAAGCattttgtgtttgtgtttgtgtaTATGTTGGGTATAatgcaaaagaaagaaactaCACGTACAAACAAGAATTGTATGGACAAAGTTACAAATGTGTAATGTCCattaaaataagaagaaaaaatctgTAAGTTAGTTGATATAAGTAAAACCATTCTCTTATCTTTTTTCCTGGTAAATTAATTAGCACTTGTGTAAAAAAACAACATACAAGTAGTAAAAGCCACGTCAAAGATGTGCTAATGCTAAAATGTAGTTTTCAAGTTCTTAATTATGATGTTCTGATTGCTTGAGActcttaatttttcttcattGAAAACATATTTCTTTTTCGATTTATTATATAACGTTACTTTCCTATATACTTCTTAAACAATTAATGTTTTACTTTTTCAGTTAGATTTTCTTGTGAAGCTTAAGCATTACTTGAGTGCATCTTTTGACAATAGAAATAGTGCTAACTGTATCTCCAGTTCTTTAGTTAATTTCTGGTGATCCTATAACATACATATTGGTTGTTTGACTTTGTTCCCTGAGGTACGTTAAGGTAAGTAGTTTGATGGCCAATTATTTCTAGAGCAGGACTTACTCGAGAATTCCGTGTTGTGCGAGATAACAGAGTTAACCAAAATGTCAATAGAGTGGTAAAGGCTGTCCAGACTTCTACATCTGCTGAACAAGCGATTTCAAATACTTCTGCACAAAGGTATATTGTGCTCTCTTGTTTATTATACGGTAATACTTTCCATACTTAGAGAGCAGTGGCTGATCAAAGTAACAGAAGTATAGTATTACGTTAGTACATTGACCtccacataatatatttttatcaaatattcatTTTCTAAGTTAGACAATATTTAGTGAGCCTTTCAATTAAAAGGTGGACCTGGAATTGATTGAATGCTGTGAGATGTTTACTTTGGAAGTTGAGGTGTATTCCTACAATGTTCATGGCTTATATCTTGATTTTTGAGTTAAAGGGTGATCCATTGCTTATGTTAAACAACTATTTACCCCCCTCTTaacccttttcctttttttgggcACAACTTTGGGGCTGCTGGCAATATAGACCTGCcaattatgttcatgtatgtgtaACCTGTGTGTCAGTTCTGCATATTTCAATCTTCTTTGCATTTAGACTTAAGGAAAATTGAACACCTCTCCCAATTAATTTTTCGTGTGTCTTCCTTGATAATATACCATTTCCATCTTAAATCGGATTAATTGCTATAACTAACATGAACACTAAGAAATATAGAACGGTgggattaatatatttaaaattatagttGAACAggcaattaattaaatttaaacataATAGTTAAACAGGTAACGTAGTCTAGTTGACATGTGCTTATTTACAGTTGTTATTGCATGTGTAATGATTCCCTATCTATGTCATGTCTAATACCTTTTTTGGTACTCTTTTCCTAAGATATCCAGAGGCGATCGTTGCATATTGACTGTTATCCTTTTATCCTACTCAAATTGAATGAACGTAGACACCTTTTATTATATAACCATAATCTTTTTGGTTGATTTTCGACCTACTTTGGCCATTCACATTTACGGATATATTAtacctttaatattattgtgCCACACTATTATGAGAATCATACCTCTATTCACGTACCTTATAATTTTGCTTTTTTACCTATTATCTTTAAAGCCTGAAACTCCTAAAAGTTCTTTGGTTCGACATTGCCAACATGTCTTCTTTCGACTTCTTGTGATCATTTTTACTGCATTCACTGTACATATGGTATAGGGTATTGAGTCTGAGCtagtaatatatatgttttcctTGTTGGAATTTGCAGCAGTTCAAAAGGGACCTCTGGCAATACTCTATCCACTGGGAGTCGTTCATCTCAAGCTCCAAATAGGAATTCTCAACATACACACTCTAATGATGCTAATTTAAGTAGCACTAATGGTCAAGGTTTGTCAGGAGAAATGCATGCATCTGTTTCAAATGCTGCTTCACAGATAGGAGGGGTGAAGCCAAATGGTTCTCGGCCACATTCTATTACATCATCTAGCAATTCTGTCATTGGAGTTTATTCATCCTTTTCAGATCCAGTTCATGTACCATCTCTTGACTCCAGACCGGCTGCAAAAGTTGGTACTATTAAGCGTGAGGTAGGGGTGGTGGGTGCTCGTCGCCAGTCCGCTGAAACTTTTGCCAAGTCCTCATCTTCACAAAGCAGGTCATCTTCAAACTCTCACATGGAGCAGGCCCGACAGGATATTGGTAATTCTAAAGGATCACTCCGACCTATGAGCTCAAATTCTAGAAGTGACCAGAGTGGAGTATCTGATTCCCCTAAATCCAACTTGCCAATGAGCAAGTCTCTCTCGGGAAATCAACATATTAACAGACTGCACCAATCTGTGGGACATCAGAAAGGTAGGCGCTTCATCTTAATATGaatgtttctttttcttcttgctGCTATTATTTCATTGGTTTTGGGGCATCCTAATAAAGAAAAGATTGTTCAGTTCCTACTCATGTGTAAAGAATAGGGTTAAAGTAAGCaggagaataagaagaaaaaagggcggtgggtgggtgggggtggggggagtGCGCTGAAAGTTACCATCTCCATCTGATGTAGTGCATAAATGGTTTCTGAATGGTTCACTGCCTGCCTCTTTCTGAATGTGCTCATTTTCTAGATCAACCTTACTCGATTTTTTTTGGGTCTTATATAGGTGTTCAGTGGAAGCCCAAGTTAACCAAGAAATCGAGCGTAACAGATCCCGGGGTTATTGGAAAACCTTCTGAAggtgtctctttaactagtaagTCAGAAGACTTGGAAAAAGAAGGATCTCAGTTGCAAGATAAGATGTTAAGGCTAAACATCTCAGAGAATGTGATCATAGCTGAACATATTCGTGTTTCTGAGACTGACAGGTGTCGCCTGACCTTTGGCAGCTTTGGAGCTGAATTTAAATCTGCGAAAGATTTGGAAGAAGAATCACAGACCGAGTCATCAAGGTTAGTGATGTTAAGTCGTACTGTTCTGTCCTGGTAAATTTGTTTATTCCTGTTAACTTTGatacaaagcaaaaaaaatccaaatagACTATATATGGACAAAACATGTAGTGTCAAGCCAAACTTATTAGCGCAGTGTGATACATGACTCAAAAGTGTATATGACCACGATAGCATCATCTTGATGTTTGTATCAACTATCAATCACCTTGTAATACACATTAATTAGTAGGaagattttttctaaaagtgtTCTTAGTCACATAAGATCAGCATATGTgattctaattaaaattttttatgctTCCACAATATTATGAAAGTGGGGAGCCCTTAACTATAAAGTTGAAAGACCAATTTTTCCATTGTTAGACATTTTATCTCTAAAAAAGGAGAGGACGAGAAAGCTACATATTTGGTTCCCAAATGTCCAAAATACCTTCAGCTGTGAATTAGGAGTATAATAAGACTTGATACATAGCCAACTCCTAAGCTGTGTTCCAGTTGAACACCTCAACTCCTATAAAGTGTTTGAGGTAAACACTTTTGACCCAGGTAGTTAATTTAACCACGTAAATTAAGCTGTCCATTAATTATACACATCAACCTCAAGTGGAAAATGCATGTGGTTTACGGCTTATCGAGGTGAATgtgtaaaataaaatgaaatgacaTACTGTATGTGGTTAACTTAACTACCAAATAGACGTACAAGACCACTCAAAATTTCCCCAACATTTGAACCAAAAGTGTCTAATTGGAACACTGTATTAGGGGTTGAGGTGTTCAATTGAAACAAAACTTAATTGGAGATTTGGAGTGTCTAAATGGAATATCCTGGCAAGTTTAAGGGGCTGGGTATGTATTAAGCCTATAGTGTTCAATTGAAACAAAACTTAATTGGAGATTTGGAGTTTCTAAATGGAATATCCTGGCAAATTTAAGGGGCTGGGTATGTATTAAGCCTATAATATACTCAGATGGAACCGATTAAAATTTCGATAACTTCATCAAATCACGTGCTTTGATTATGATTCAAGATACCAATTTTGAAGTACTATTTCTAATCAGTCTTTTAACATGTCAGATGAATTGTGTTTTATTATTTCAGCCTTTTCATTTTATGTATCTTAGTTTGAATGTACATGAAGTATAAGAAAGAGACTTTCAAATTTTGTGGTGATAAAATTGAAGATGTGTGTAGTGTAGCAAAAAGCCATATGAAGCTTATGATATTAAACATGATATGTGGATCTTGGAATTGAAGATTAAAGAGTTACTTAATATAAGAagtgacatttttatttaaacaaatgaaaaaggaaCGTAagaaacatatattaaaattaaaaaagtgtgTAACAGAGTCTTGAAAATTATTAGGTGCAGAAAGTGTGTACAATATACAGAGCATAGTCATTTGGATATCCCTTTTTGTTCAATTGTACCATATTCTCAGTCTCGATTAAAGAAAAAGTCGCAAAAAATGATTAAAGTACATTATTTTACGTGAATTGTTATAAGTTACATTGAAAACTTAAGTTTAatgtaaaaatacatataatttattcatataaCGTTAGAAACTTATTAAAATTTTCTAGCCTATGAAAACCATTTAATTACGTGTTCCGACATTGTTAATAAAAAGCGTTTTTCCTAATCACTGAAAGGTATAAGAAGAGTAACTATTGCTTCCTTTTATTTTACaagtatatattttatgttgcaTTTCAAACAAATTCCAAAATAACAAGCAACTCAATGTTGCATTGCTTAACCAAGCTTTTCTATCATCACTATTTATAATATTCTTGAAGACAATTTGATGCTTAACCAAgctttttcatcatcaatatttataatattattgaaGACAATTTGATTAGTACACTTGCAATTTTTTGTTAAACGGTGTTATTAGACTCTCAAGTTTGATAAGCATGATTTACAGTTTATCTTTTCATAAAATGTTGAACTGCGTTTTCGATAACCTAATAAAATATAACAGAATAGaagtacaaaagaaaaaataaagaagagatttttttaaaaaaaagtacaaaaagaAGATTAAACAAATCAGGTATTAAAGGTAGAACTTGGGTCCTTTTGCAGTATGGGTCTATCATTACTAGTATCCTTATAGAAGGGAACGGAGAAGGCTGTGGTTTTATTTAGCAAGCTATGTAACAGCCTAAATACCCATGTAATCCGCCAGACAGTATAGTCAGTAATAAGGAGTCATACATGCATATATTTGCTGCCACAATGATCTTTGAGGCCTTATTTTCAAATCAACTACTTTTGTCTTTCAATAGGAAATTGCGGGACATATGTTTTTGTTTCCTCCCTTGTTAAGTTTTATTGTTGGATGTTTACTGATTGTGGAAATGATTCAAATTTTGTGGTAGACTGTCGGTTTTGGTTTCTGAATCTTCCACTGATGATCCTGTTGGGAGCAAGCAATTAGATTTGGCTGATGATCGCGTTCAGAATGAGTCTACTTCTCCTGTATCTGATGTAATTTCAGATCAGAAGCTGTCAGATAATAGAGAGTCTTCAAGTCCTGAGGATTTGGGTAATTATGCAGATGTTGGGTTGGTTCAAGATAACAGTGCATCATATACTCCCCCAGAGTCTCAACAGCAACAAAATGCTTCTAATTTATCAAGTTTCTCGGTGAGTTTTGTTCTCTTTGGCTTATTCATGTAATTCGATTTGTGCTATTTTTTCTAATGTTCTTTTGTTAATTCTCTGATCCTTCTCCTCTTCTATTTTGCGCTTTTGCATGGGATGCAACCAGGCCTATGATCCCCAAACTGGGTATGATATACCATATTTTAGACCTGCAGTAGATGAAGCTCTTCGCGACCAGGGTCTCCAAGAGGTAAAATTGATTTTTCACTCGTTTTAACTGCTTCACAATCATTATGCCTCTCTTCTCTTCAGGTGCCAAATTGTGGTCCTGACTAAGAGATATATCCATGT
This portion of the Solanum pennellii chromosome 12, SPENNV200 genome encodes:
- the LOC107007499 gene encoding GBF-interacting protein 1-like isoform X1 encodes the protein MVSSSKPESGTHVISAGVREILESIKEVVGNHSDADIYVTLKETNMDPNETAQKLINQDPFHEVKRKRDRKKENHGYKSSTAPENGNYLEHGAQEMRINTHINRNIRRGSYNRTALPGLTREFRVVRDNRVNQNVNRVVKAVQTSTSAEQAISNTSAQSSSKGTSGNTLSTGSRSSQAPNRNSQHTHSNDANLSSTNGQGLSGEMHASVSNAASQIGGVKPNGSRPHSITSSSNSVIGVYSSFSDPVHVPSLDSRPAAKVGTIKREVGVVGARRQSAETFAKSSSSQSRSSSNSHMEQARQDIGNSKGSLRPMSSNSRSDQSGVSDSPKSNLPMSKSLSGNQHINRLHQSVGHQKGVQWKPKLTKKSSVTDPGVIGKPSEGVSLTSKSEDLEKEGSQLQDKMLRLNISENVIIAEHIRVSETDRCRLTFGSFGAEFKSAKDLEEESQTESSRLSVLVSESSTDDPVGSKQLDLADDRVQNESTSPVSDVISDQKLSDNRESSSPEDLGNYADVGLVQDNSASYTPPESQQQQNASNLSSFSAYDPQTGYDIPYFRPAVDEALRDQGLQEALSSHAANSMPASSIPLVQQVQQHQPIAQMYPQVHVSHYANLMPYRHVFSPVYVPPMAMPGYSSNASYPHPPNGSNYLLMPGGGSHLSANGLKYGIQQFKPVPTGSASGFGNFTSPTGYAINTPGVIGSATGLEDSSRMKYKDGNLYVPNPQAETSEMWMNQRDISTMQSGSYYDMSGQTPHATYLPSHSGHASFNAAAQSSHMQFPGLYHPPQPAAMANPHHMGSAMAGNVGVGMAAAAPGAQVGAYQQPQLGHLNWTGNF
- the LOC107007499 gene encoding GBF-interacting protein 1-like isoform X2, which gives rise to MVSSSKPESGTHVISAGVREILESIKEVVGNHSDADIYVTLKETNMDPNETAQKLINQDPFHEVKRKRDRKKENHGYKSSTAPENGNYLEHGAQEMRINTHINRNIRRGSYNRTALPGLTREFRVVRDNRVNQNVNRVVKAVQTSTSAEQAISNTSAQSSKGTSGNTLSTGSRSSQAPNRNSQHTHSNDANLSSTNGQGLSGEMHASVSNAASQIGGVKPNGSRPHSITSSSNSVIGVYSSFSDPVHVPSLDSRPAAKVGTIKREVGVVGARRQSAETFAKSSSSQSRSSSNSHMEQARQDIGNSKGSLRPMSSNSRSDQSGVSDSPKSNLPMSKSLSGNQHINRLHQSVGHQKGVQWKPKLTKKSSVTDPGVIGKPSEGVSLTSKSEDLEKEGSQLQDKMLRLNISENVIIAEHIRVSETDRCRLTFGSFGAEFKSAKDLEEESQTESSRLSVLVSESSTDDPVGSKQLDLADDRVQNESTSPVSDVISDQKLSDNRESSSPEDLGNYADVGLVQDNSASYTPPESQQQQNASNLSSFSAYDPQTGYDIPYFRPAVDEALRDQGLQEALSSHAANSMPASSIPLVQQVQQHQPIAQMYPQVHVSHYANLMPYRHVFSPVYVPPMAMPGYSSNASYPHPPNGSNYLLMPGGGSHLSANGLKYGIQQFKPVPTGSASGFGNFTSPTGYAINTPGVIGSATGLEDSSRMKYKDGNLYVPNPQAETSEMWMNQRDISTMQSGSYYDMSGQTPHATYLPSHSGHASFNAAAQSSHMQFPGLYHPPQPAAMANPHHMGSAMAGNVGVGMAAAAPGAQVGAYQQPQLGHLNWTGNF